Proteins from one Brevibacillus humidisoli genomic window:
- a CDS encoding DUF2627 domain-containing protein, whose translation MLGQKLVALLIMLVPAAIAVYGIKLMRDTFYLAFDPEYTGGSLWGPFLFGLLLFVVPVFFIGGFILHHDRKRNRVQPRFMKREPDEEDEEV comes from the coding sequence ATGCTGGGCCAAAAGCTGGTTGCTCTGTTGATTATGCTGGTACCGGCTGCAATTGCCGTATACGGAATCAAGTTGATGCGAGACACGTTTTACCTCGCCTTTGATCCAGAATACACCGGTGGGAGCTTGTGGGGGCCATTCTTGTTTGGACTATTGCTTTTTGTCGTACCTGTCTTCTTTATCGGAGGGTTCATCCTGCACCACGACCGCAAGCGGAACCGCGTCCAGCCCCGCTTTATGAAGCGGGAACCGGATGAAGAAGATGAAGAAGTGTAA
- a CDS encoding sigma 54-interacting transcriptional regulator produces the protein MHKLLIVGAGRGGTALLQVLQKMEKIQVVALVDRRQDAPGLALAREYGIEVATDYQPYLAQVDVILEATGDPVAYEDILHKKPDATVLIPGTFTSLIMRLIHEREQLIAKLTDSQREYDTMLDSTHDAIIAVNAQGIITLFNKAAERLMGIKAKDVLGTEASASIPNTRLHIVLETGQPELNQEQVLPNHTRIITNRVPVRDERGEPVGAVAVFRDITEIMSLAEEVTDLKELKSMLQAIINCSDEAISVVDGDGNGLLINPAYTRITGLTEEDVIGKPATVDISEGESMHMQVLKTQKPVRGVPMKLGPKRKDVIVNVAPVMVDGVLKGSVGVIHDITEFKSLTEELEKAKRIIRTLEAKYTFEEITGESEPMRVAIEQAKKAALTPATVLLRGESGTGKELFAHAIHNASERKYNQFIRVNCAAISESLLESELFGYEEGSFTGARRGGKRGLFEEASGGTIFLDEIGELSMSMQAKLLRVLQEREIVRVGATKATPIDVRVIAATHVNLESAIQAGRFREDLYYRLQVVPIHIPPLRQRQEDIRPLVMHVLRKHNQEYGRNVKQIADETLQILRAYHWPGNVRELENVLGRAMINMKFSETCIEPEHLPPLGSSLEEAAGERGRSSTAAALSLKEVLEEAERKHIATVLAACEGNRTETARRLGISIRSLYYKLEKLGIE, from the coding sequence ATGCATAAACTCCTGATCGTCGGAGCAGGTCGAGGTGGAACAGCTCTTTTGCAGGTTTTGCAGAAAATGGAGAAGATTCAGGTGGTCGCATTGGTCGACCGTCGTCAGGATGCGCCGGGGCTCGCCCTGGCAAGGGAGTATGGCATCGAAGTGGCGACCGATTACCAACCGTATCTGGCACAAGTGGACGTGATTTTGGAAGCGACGGGAGACCCAGTCGCTTATGAAGATATTTTGCACAAGAAACCGGACGCTACCGTATTGATTCCCGGTACCTTTACCAGCCTGATTATGCGTTTGATCCATGAGCGTGAGCAGTTGATCGCCAAACTGACGGACAGTCAGCGGGAATACGATACGATGCTGGACTCCACGCATGACGCGATTATCGCCGTTAACGCACAGGGTATTATCACCTTGTTCAACAAAGCAGCAGAGCGATTGATGGGAATCAAGGCAAAGGACGTACTGGGCACCGAAGCGTCCGCGAGCATTCCCAATACCCGCCTGCACATTGTGCTAGAGACGGGACAGCCGGAGTTGAATCAGGAGCAGGTCTTGCCTAACCATACACGGATTATCACGAACCGCGTTCCGGTGCGGGACGAACGCGGGGAGCCTGTTGGTGCTGTAGCTGTTTTCCGTGACATTACCGAGATCATGAGCCTGGCAGAAGAAGTTACCGATTTGAAGGAATTGAAAAGCATGCTGCAGGCGATCATCAACTGCTCAGATGAAGCAATCTCCGTTGTAGATGGTGACGGAAACGGTCTGCTGATCAACCCGGCTTACACTCGGATTACCGGGCTTACCGAAGAAGATGTGATCGGAAAACCGGCTACCGTCGACATCTCGGAGGGAGAGAGCATGCACATGCAGGTGTTGAAGACACAAAAGCCGGTGCGGGGCGTTCCGATGAAACTAGGACCAAAGCGGAAGGACGTGATTGTCAATGTCGCGCCGGTGATGGTCGATGGGGTATTAAAAGGCAGTGTCGGTGTGATCCACGATATTACCGAGTTTAAGAGCTTAACCGAAGAACTGGAGAAGGCGAAACGGATCATCCGTACGCTAGAGGCGAAGTACACGTTTGAAGAAATCACTGGTGAGAGTGAGCCGATGCGGGTGGCCATCGAACAAGCCAAAAAGGCGGCACTGACACCAGCGACCGTCCTGCTGCGGGGCGAATCGGGGACGGGAAAAGAGTTGTTTGCCCACGCGATTCACAACGCCAGTGAACGGAAGTACAACCAGTTCATCCGGGTCAACTGTGCGGCCATTTCAGAATCCCTTCTAGAAAGCGAACTGTTCGGCTATGAAGAAGGTTCGTTTACCGGGGCCAGGCGGGGCGGGAAGCGCGGCTTGTTTGAGGAAGCCAGCGGCGGTACGATTTTCCTCGATGAGATTGGCGAGCTCTCCATGAGCATGCAGGCCAAACTGCTGCGGGTGCTGCAAGAGAGGGAAATCGTCCGTGTCGGCGCGACCAAGGCAACACCGATCGATGTGCGGGTGATCGCGGCGACCCATGTGAACCTGGAATCGGCAATTCAAGCAGGCCGGTTCCGCGAGGATTTGTACTACCGGCTTCAAGTGGTCCCCATCCACATCCCGCCGCTCAGGCAGCGCCAGGAAGATATCAGGCCGCTGGTTATGCACGTGCTGCGCAAGCACAACCAGGAGTACGGTCGTAACGTCAAGCAAATCGCGGACGAGACGCTGCAGATTCTACGCGCTTATCACTGGCCGGGAAACGTGCGGGAGTTGGAAAATGTACTGGGGCGGGCGATGATCAACATGAAGTTCAGCGAAACGTGCATTGAGCCGGAGCATCTGCCGCCCCTCGGCAGCAGCCTGGAAGAAGCGGCTGGAGAGCGGGGTAGGTCCTCTACGGCAGCTGCGCT
- a CDS encoding MerR family transcriptional regulator, whose translation MDMISIKELKRKTGITDRTLRYYDSLGLLRPSGSTPGGHRLYSQQDIEKLYVILFLKQLGFRLSDIQQMLDMQTWSWESYLERQLQLVREQIAEWQVRERRLQEIVTIARFEGGLKTPLLYELIQLSMQPSSVRDEFRKTHFSEKERELILRLPNTARNDEVSREWMGLLDEARRRLRDDPASPEVQQLVERMIISTEKLLDGDEQLMKKLWDIRKSPEQSRQMHLYPLEPELLAFLDKAFDIYEQRHTK comes from the coding sequence ATGGACATGATTTCGATCAAAGAATTGAAACGGAAGACCGGAATCACCGACCGTACACTGCGTTATTACGATTCGCTCGGATTACTGCGGCCGTCCGGGAGCACACCCGGAGGGCACCGTCTCTATTCGCAGCAGGATATAGAGAAGCTCTATGTGATCCTGTTCCTCAAACAGCTTGGATTCCGCCTGTCTGACATTCAACAGATGCTGGACATGCAGACGTGGAGTTGGGAAAGCTATCTGGAAAGACAGTTGCAACTGGTGCGTGAACAAATAGCAGAGTGGCAGGTGAGAGAACGGCGCCTGCAGGAGATCGTAACCATCGCCCGGTTTGAGGGAGGCTTGAAAACACCACTACTCTATGAATTGATCCAATTATCCATGCAGCCATCCTCCGTGCGCGACGAGTTCCGCAAAACCCATTTTAGCGAGAAAGAACGGGAGCTGATCCTCCGTCTGCCCAATACGGCACGAAATGACGAGGTGAGCCGTGAATGGATGGGGTTGCTTGATGAAGCACGCCGACGACTACGGGACGATCCCGCTTCCCCGGAAGTGCAGCAGCTTGTGGAACGGATGATCATAAGTACGGAGAAGCTGCTCGACGGAGACGAACAGCTGATGAAGAAGTTGTGGGATATTCGGAAGTCACCGGAGCAATCACGCCAGATGCATTTGTATCCCCTAGAGCCAGAACTGCTAGCCTTTCTCGACAAAGCGTTCGACATCTACGAACAGCGACATACAAAGTAG